In Lentimicrobiaceae bacterium, a single window of DNA contains:
- a CDS encoding type IIA DNA topoisomerase subunit B, translated as MTEKYNEESVRSLEWKEHIRLRPGMYIGKLGDGSSQDDGIYVLIKETIDNSIDEYVMGYGRAIEITIKDQTVTVKDNGRGIPLGKVIDCVSKINTGAKYDSRVFKKAVGLNGVGSKAVNALSQYFMVRSVREGIMKQVEFENGNILNDEPETSANLPNGTTISFIPDEKIFGKYHFISEYIEKLLWNYVFLNQGLTIIFNGQKFFSKNGLVDLLERNINGNSTLYPIIQIKEADFEFAFTHSAKQYGEEYYSFVNGQHTTQGGTHLAAFREAIVKTIREFYKKDFDPGDIRSSIIAAISIKIHEPVFESQTKTKLGSTNIEPNGTSIRNYILDIVKKHLDNYLHINGDTADALYRKILQSEKERKDLANIKKLARESVKKVSLHNKKLRDCKVHYNTNDELRLDTTLFITEGDSASGSITKSRDVNTQAVFSLKGKPLNVYGLTKKVVYENEEFNLLQSALNIEEDIDNLRYNNIVVATDADVDGMHIRMLLLTFFLQFYPDVVRNGHLYILQTPLFRVRNKRKTTYCYSEEEKQKALIEIGENPEITRFKGLGEISPDEFRYFIGVNMRLDPVILKQSSSIPDILSFYMGKNTSDRQNFIIDNLRVEEDVVN; from the coding sequence ATGACTGAAAAATACAACGAAGAGAGCGTACGATCTTTAGAATGGAAAGAGCATATCAGGCTTCGTCCAGGCATGTATATTGGGAAATTGGGCGATGGCTCCTCCCAGGATGATGGAATTTATGTCCTTATAAAAGAAACAATTGATAACTCTATTGATGAATACGTGATGGGATATGGTCGGGCTATTGAAATAACCATTAAAGATCAAACGGTTACAGTAAAGGATAACGGCAGAGGCATCCCGCTCGGAAAAGTGATAGATTGTGTTTCGAAAATCAATACCGGTGCAAAATACGACTCCAGAGTTTTTAAAAAAGCTGTAGGATTAAACGGGGTAGGCTCGAAAGCCGTAAACGCATTATCACAATACTTTATGGTTCGCTCTGTGAGAGAGGGAATTATGAAGCAGGTAGAATTCGAAAATGGAAACATCCTGAATGATGAACCCGAAACATCTGCAAATTTACCAAACGGAACTACAATTTCTTTTATTCCTGATGAAAAAATATTTGGTAAATACCATTTCATCAGCGAATATATTGAAAAACTTCTTTGGAATTACGTTTTTCTTAACCAGGGACTAACCATTATTTTCAACGGACAGAAATTCTTTTCCAAAAACGGTTTGGTTGATCTATTGGAACGAAATATCAACGGAAATTCTACCCTCTACCCTATTATTCAAATAAAAGAAGCCGATTTTGAATTTGCCTTTACCCATAGTGCCAAACAATACGGCGAGGAATATTATTCTTTTGTAAACGGACAACATACCACGCAGGGGGGCACACATCTGGCAGCTTTCAGGGAAGCTATTGTAAAAACAATTCGTGAGTTTTATAAAAAAGATTTTGATCCCGGAGATATTCGTTCTTCTATTATTGCCGCAATCAGTATAAAAATACATGAGCCTGTATTTGAATCGCAAACCAAAACCAAGTTAGGTTCTACAAATATTGAGCCCAATGGGACTTCTATTAGAAATTACATCCTCGATATTGTAAAAAAACATCTTGATAATTATTTGCATATCAACGGAGATACTGCCGATGCATTGTACCGAAAAATTTTACAATCCGAAAAAGAAAGAAAAGATCTGGCAAATATTAAAAAACTTGCCCGTGAAAGTGTAAAAAAAGTATCGCTCCACAATAAAAAGCTTCGCGATTGTAAAGTACATTACAATACAAACGACGAATTACGACTTGATACTACCCTTTTTATCACCGAAGGCGATTCGGCAAGCGGAAGTATAACCAAAAGCCGGGATGTTAATACCCAGGCGGTTTTCAGCTTGAAGGGAAAACCTCTCAATGTTTACGGATTAACAAAAAAAGTGGTTTACGAAAACGAAGAATTTAATTTACTGCAATCTGCGTTAAACATCGAAGAAGATATTGATAATCTCAGGTATAACAATATTGTTGTTGCTACCGATGCTGATGTGGATGGTATGCATATCAGAATGTTACTACTTACCTTCTTCCTCCAGTTTTATCCTGATGTAGTGCGCAACGGGCATCTCTATATTTTGCAAACCCCTTTATTCCGAGTTAGAAACAAAAGAAAAACCACCTATTGCTATTCAGAGGAAGAAAAACAAAAAGCTCTTATCGAGATTGGAGAAAATCCCGAAATCACTCGTTTTAAAGGATTAGGAGAAATTTCTCCCGACGAGTTCAGATATTTTATCGGTGTAAATATGCGACTTGACCCTGTTATTTTAAAGCAATCTTCTTCCATACCGGATATTCTTTCTTTTTACATGGGGAAAAATACTTCTGACCGGCAAAATTTCATTATTGATAACCTTAGAGTTGAGGAAGATGTTGTAAATTAA
- a CDS encoding ABC transporter substrate-binding protein, protein MKKNGFFLFLGILIISACQSFKKDNTKKVFRYNEAAGITSLDPAFSRNQANIWACNQIFNGLVQLNDKLEIKPCIAKKWKISQNGRLYTFYLRNDVFFHNSSIFKKGIGRKVTAHDVEYSFKRLTDPLLASAGAWVFNSVKKFGNDYAICALNDTTLTIELHHAFPPFLGALSTQYCSVIPHEAIQKYGTDFRRHPIGTGPFQFKMWKEGVKLVLVKNPRYFEFENNKRLPFIDAVAVTFITDKQAAFLEFVKGNLDFMSGIDPGYKDEILTRDGKLNPRYNDQFYLTHQPYLNTEYLGILVDKNSDLSKASPLKLRKIRRAISMGFDRKKMILFLRNNIGTPGCYGFIPIGMPGFTTLPDYGYDYNPEKACQLLEEEGYKKGKKELMITLSTNASYLDLCQYIQQQLGELGIKVKIEVSPPATLREMIAQSKVEFFRGSWIADYPDAENYLSLFYTDNFCPKGPNYTHFSHTQFDNLFQEASSELNDSARFLIYKQMDKIVMEEAPVIILYYDQVLRFVRKNISGLGSNPMNLLTLKRVKKG, encoded by the coding sequence ATGAAAAAAAATGGTTTTTTCCTTTTTTTAGGTATTCTTATTATCTCAGCTTGTCAATCCTTTAAGAAAGACAACACAAAAAAAGTATTTCGTTACAATGAAGCTGCCGGAATAACTTCTCTTGATCCTGCATTTTCGAGAAACCAGGCAAATATTTGGGCATGTAATCAGATATTTAATGGCTTAGTACAACTAAACGATAAACTTGAAATCAAACCCTGCATCGCAAAAAAATGGAAAATATCTCAAAATGGAAGGCTATACACCTTTTATCTGCGAAATGATGTTTTTTTTCATAATAGCAGTATTTTCAAGAAAGGAATCGGAAGAAAAGTAACGGCTCATGATGTGGAATACAGCTTTAAACGGCTTACAGACCCGCTTTTGGCATCTGCAGGAGCATGGGTTTTTAACTCGGTGAAAAAATTTGGTAATGACTATGCCATTTGCGCACTTAACGACACTACTCTAACTATTGAATTACATCATGCATTTCCTCCTTTTCTGGGGGCACTCTCTACACAATATTGTTCAGTAATACCACACGAAGCCATACAAAAATATGGAACCGATTTTCGTCGCCATCCGATTGGTACAGGCCCTTTCCAGTTTAAAATGTGGAAAGAAGGTGTTAAGCTCGTTTTGGTAAAAAATCCCCGCTACTTTGAATTCGAAAATAATAAAAGGCTTCCTTTTATTGATGCAGTGGCAGTTACATTCATCACCGACAAACAGGCTGCATTTCTCGAATTTGTAAAAGGTAATCTGGACTTTATGTCGGGTATTGACCCTGGGTATAAAGACGAAATTCTTACCCGCGACGGTAAACTCAATCCACGGTACAACGACCAATTCTACCTAACTCATCAACCTTACCTTAATACAGAATACCTTGGAATTTTGGTTGATAAGAACTCTGATTTGTCTAAAGCCAGCCCTTTAAAGTTAAGAAAAATCAGACGGGCAATCAGTATGGGTTTTGACAGGAAAAAGATGATTTTATTTTTGCGAAATAATATTGGGACACCCGGATGCTACGGTTTTATTCCCATAGGAATGCCTGGATTCACAACCCTGCCAGATTATGGATACGATTATAATCCGGAAAAAGCATGTCAGCTTTTGGAAGAAGAAGGATACAAAAAAGGCAAAAAAGAATTGATGATTACATTGTCAACCAATGCATCATATCTTGATTTGTGCCAATATATTCAGCAACAGTTAGGCGAATTAGGAATAAAAGTAAAAATTGAAGTGAGCCCACCCGCTACCCTGCGCGAGATGATAGCACAAAGCAAAGTTGAATTTTTCAGGGGATCATGGATTGCTGATTACCCTGATGCAGAGAATTACTTATCTCTTTTCTATACCGATAACTTTTGCCCAAAGGGTCCTAATTACACCCATTTTTCTCATACCCAGTTTGATAATTTATTTCAAGAAGCTTCTTCAGAGTTAAATGACAGCGCTCGTTTTTTGATTTACAAACAAATGGACAAAATTGTAATGGAAGAAGCTCCTGTAATTATTTTGTATTACGACCAGGTATTGCGTTTTGTAAGAAAAAATATTTCCGGATTAGGAAGCAATCCTATGAATCTCTTAACATTAAAACGGGTAAAAAAAGGTTAA
- a CDS encoding YqgE/AlgH family protein, which produces MPFKLLQPEQGKLLVSEPSLQDFYFNKSVVLLAEHNAEGSFGIIINKPVGIKLQDVLTDFPEINFPLFFGGPVNTNCLYFIHRVGNKIPKSVHITDGIFWGGDIEIAKQLINDARITNNQIRFFIGYSGWNPNQLTQELKEKSWVVTNFSDSQWDETPKMLWGNILRTLGGEYTLWANSPSDPAMN; this is translated from the coding sequence ATGCCATTCAAATTATTACAACCAGAACAAGGTAAATTGCTTGTATCAGAGCCGTCTTTGCAGGATTTTTATTTTAATAAATCCGTTGTTTTATTGGCTGAGCACAATGCAGAAGGCTCATTTGGTATTATAATAAACAAACCTGTTGGTATCAAATTACAAGATGTATTAACAGATTTTCCGGAAATTAATTTTCCCTTATTTTTTGGAGGTCCCGTCAATACAAATTGCTTATATTTTATTCATCGGGTTGGAAACAAAATTCCCAAAAGTGTACACATCACAGATGGAATTTTTTGGGGAGGTGATATCGAAATAGCAAAACAACTGATAAACGATGCCAGAATTACGAATAATCAAATTCGCTTTTTTATTGGATACTCCGGGTGGAATCCGAACCAGCTTACACAAGAGCTAAAAGAAAAATCGTGGGTAGTAACAAATTTTTCAGATAGTCAATGGGATGAAACTCCTAAAATGCTATGGGGTAATATATTACGTACATTGGGCGGTGAATATACACTTTGGGCTAATTCTCCTTCCGACCCGGCTATGAATTAA